Proteins from one Mucilaginibacter jinjuensis genomic window:
- a CDS encoding nucleoside permease, translating into MNIKFRLIVMNFLQFFVWGSWLLTIGNYWFTNNLGTGTQFGAIFSTMGISAIFMPALTGIIADKYINAEKLYGICHILGGLVLCSIPLIKDPVIFFWAMLLNMIFYMPTLSLSITVAYSALKNAGHDVVKVYPPIRTWGTVGFIVALWTVTLTNNETSSNQFYIAAAVAFALGIYAFSLPKCPPLLNKNTSKSLVDQLGLKAFTLFKTPKFAIFFAFSMLLGAALQLTNAYGDAYIGEFKTVTAYQATFAVKHPAFIMSISQMSETLFILTIPFFLRKFGIKNVMLFSMLAWVLRFGLFAFGNPADGLWMIILSCIVYGMAFDFFNISGSLFVETQTTPEIRGSAQGLFMMMVNGFGALFGSLASGVIIDKFFTLADHSRNWHGIWLTFAAYALVIAVIFPFVFRYKHNAALKHAIQHA; encoded by the coding sequence ATGAATATTAAGTTTCGCTTAATAGTAATGAACTTTCTGCAATTTTTTGTCTGGGGATCGTGGTTGCTCACTATTGGCAATTACTGGTTCACTAACAATTTGGGTACGGGGACACAATTTGGCGCCATCTTCTCTACCATGGGTATTTCGGCCATATTTATGCCTGCCCTTACTGGTATTATTGCTGATAAATACATTAACGCCGAAAAGCTATATGGCATTTGCCACATTTTAGGTGGCCTGGTTTTATGCAGCATCCCGCTGATTAAAGATCCCGTTATATTTTTCTGGGCCATGTTGCTTAACATGATATTTTACATGCCAACCCTATCATTATCAATAACGGTTGCTTATTCTGCTTTAAAAAATGCAGGTCATGATGTGGTAAAAGTATACCCACCTATCCGCACCTGGGGTACTGTAGGTTTTATTGTGGCTTTGTGGACAGTTACACTTACCAATAACGAAACATCTTCTAACCAGTTTTACATTGCAGCCGCGGTGGCTTTTGCACTTGGGATTTACGCTTTCAGCTTACCTAAGTGCCCGCCATTATTAAATAAAAATACTTCAAAATCACTTGTAGATCAACTGGGTTTAAAGGCCTTTACCTTATTTAAAACTCCTAAGTTTGCTATATTCTTTGCTTTCTCTATGTTATTGGGCGCTGCTTTACAGTTAACTAATGCTTATGGCGATGCTTATATCGGTGAGTTTAAAACAGTAACCGCTTACCAGGCAACCTTTGCAGTAAAGCACCCGGCATTTATTATGTCGATCTCGCAAATGTCTGAGACGCTGTTTATCTTAACCATCCCGTTCTTTCTGCGCAAATTTGGTATCAAGAATGTAATGCTGTTCAGCATGCTGGCCTGGGTATTACGTTTTGGCTTATTTGCATTTGGTAACCCGGCAGATGGGTTGTGGATGATCATTCTTTCATGCATTGTTTACGGCATGGCGTTCGACTTCTTTAATATCTCCGGTTCACTATTTGTTGAAACGCAAACCACGCCCGAGATTAGAGGTAGCGCCCAAGGTTTGTTTATGATGATGGTAAACGGCTTTGGCGCACTATTTGGTAGTTTGGCAAGTGGTGTAATTATCGATAAGTTTTTTACCCTGGCCGATCATAGCCGCAACTGGCATGGTATCTGGCTAACATTTGCGGCTTACGCCCTTGTTATTGCTGTTATATTTCCGTTTGTATTTAGGTATAAACACAATGCGGCACTTAAGCATGCCATACAACATGCGTAA
- a CDS encoding L-threonylcarbamoyladenylate synthase: MLIKIYPENPNPKAIEQVVDVLRKGGVIIYPTDTVYGLGCDITNHRAIEKICRIRNIKPEKANFSFVCYDLSNIADYTKPIDNTCFRVLKKALPGPFTFIFNASHNVPKLLSSNKKTVGIRVPDNDIAREIVKVLGNPIVSASIHDDDDIIEYSTDPELIHEKYEDLVDLVIDGGYGGNIASTVVDCTSGEFEVLREGKGDLEMYL, translated from the coding sequence ATGCTGATTAAAATCTACCCCGAAAACCCTAACCCTAAAGCCATTGAACAGGTTGTTGATGTATTGCGCAAGGGTGGAGTAATCATATACCCTACCGATACCGTTTATGGTTTGGGCTGCGATATTACCAACCATCGAGCCATCGAAAAAATTTGCCGCATCCGTAACATTAAACCCGAGAAGGCTAATTTTTCTTTCGTATGTTATGACTTGAGTAATATTGCCGATTATACCAAACCCATCGATAATACTTGTTTCCGCGTGTTGAAGAAGGCGCTGCCCGGCCCGTTCACGTTTATATTCAACGCCAGCCATAACGTACCTAAACTGCTAAGCAGCAACAAAAAAACGGTGGGTATCCGTGTGCCTGATAATGATATTGCCCGCGAAATTGTAAAGGTTTTAGGCAACCCGATAGTATCAGCCTCTATCCACGATGATGATGATATTATTGAATACTCCACCGACCCGGAACTGATCCATGAGAAGTACGAAGATTTGGTTGACCTGGTAATTGACGGCGGATATGGTGGCAACATTGCATCAACGGTTGTTGATTGTACCTCCGGCGAGTTTGAAGTGCTGCGTGAAGGTAAAGGAGATTTGGAGATGTACCTGTAA